From the Glandiceps talaboti chromosome 10, keGlaTala1.1, whole genome shotgun sequence genome, one window contains:
- the LOC144441040 gene encoding uncharacterized protein LOC144441040, whose amino-acid sequence MTNLTSMSDEQMKASLFQYVRYIIRDRIATKFDQEVGNDWKYFADECGLDNDIITSIQSQTRRCGERPMHAVFTLWLQRWPFATVGDFMVICEKLGRTDVILVIKKAYQELELFQNQRSLSRRESGRDVNCNIAELSVPECPSTMRVNASSVRVNASSVNTYTTPSQQYDRSEGEAQLSTTLPRTPTNVCINTHQNQPYCQQVAYAYNPTRSKTMYQRQGYAKKKQLSLFLTYASDQIASKTGMRNVYDNFHANGFDVKLDMTRKEFMKLTVDKIGWLDHQFNTSDVILICCSHAYKDEARLEVVPSNLNNHSLNTRYIETLMKSEYFHRGCKNYRFIPIVMPGSEDQHVPEWLRNTVIYHWPMDFQKLVNRLKSLTQPPPPSNLGSAPEIVQRIN is encoded by the exons ATGACAAATTTAACGAGCATGTCGGACGAGCAAATGAAGGCCAGTCTATTCCAGTACGTCAGATACATTATACGCGATAGGATAGCGACCAAGTTTGACCAGGAGGTCGGGAATGATTGGAAATATTTTGCGGATGAATGCGGCTTAGATAACGACATTATCACG TCGATTCAATCACAAACTAGACGTTGTGGTGAGAGACCCATGCATGCAGTGTTTACACTCTGGTTACAACGGTGGCCGTTTGCTACAGTTGGCGACTTTATGGTGATATGCGAGAAATTAGGTCGGACTGATGTAATATTGGTAATCAAAAAGGCCTACCAAG AACTTGAACTGTTTCAGAATCAAAGATCACTGAGTAGAAGGGAGTCTGGTAGAGATGTTAATTGTAATATCGCTGAGTTAAGCGTGCCTGAATGTCCATCGACCATGAGGGTAAATGCATCGTCTGTTAGGGTAAATGCATCATCTGTCAATACATATACCACTCCATCTCAACAATACGATAGAAGTGAAGGAGAGGCACAACTATCCACAACTTTACCGAGAACACCCACGAATGTGTGTATAAATACACATCAAAATCAACCGTACTGTCAACAAGTGGCCTATGCTTATAACCCCACTAGAAGCAAAACAATGTACCAAAGACAAGGCTATG CCAAGAAAAAACAACTTTCGCTATTCCTGACATACGCCAGTGACCAAATTGCATCGAAAACGGGTATGAGAAATGTGTACGACAATTTTCACGCCAATGGTTTTGACGTGAAACTAGACATGACCAGAAAAGAGTTCATGAAACTGACTGTAGATAAGATAGGTTGGCTGGATCACCAATTCAACACTTCAGACGTCATCTTGATTTGTTGTAGTCATGCCTATAAGGATGAAGCAAGACTTGAAGTTGTTCCAAGCAACTTGAATAACCACAGTTTGAATACAAG GTATATTGAAACTCTGATGAAATCTGAATACTTCCATAGAGGATGTAAAAACTATCGATTTATTCCCATTGTGATGCCTGGATCCGAGGATCAACACGTTCCAGAATGGCTACGTAATACTGTTATCTACCATTGGCCGATGGATTTCCAGAAACTCGTGAACCGATTGAAGTCATTGACCCAACCACCTCCACCATCAAATTTGGGCAGTGCACCAGAGATTGTTCAGAGGATCAACTGA